In one Nicotiana sylvestris chromosome 8, ASM39365v2, whole genome shotgun sequence genomic region, the following are encoded:
- the LOC138874785 gene encoding uncharacterized protein codes for MEEIEWWLRFLNVVTIGLQSIMMPIKWSRLVTNAKDKAFTGLLEKYGVKHKVATPYHPQSSGQVEVSNREIKSILGKTVNASRTDWSRKAEAANLRLTQLNEMEEFHFHAYECAAVYKERMKFVHEKKILKRDLKSGDLVFLFNSRLKLFPVKLKSKWFGPFKVVNVSPFGAVELASEDGLRTFKVNGQ; via the exons ATGGAGGAAATCGAATGGTGGCTAAGGTTCTTGAATGTGGTTACTATTGGCCTTCAATCTATCATGAtgccaatcaaatggtcaaggcttgTGACCAATGCCAAAGACAAG GCTTTCACGGGGCTACTTGAGAAATATGGCGTCAAGCACAAGGTCgccacaccttatcatccacaatcaagtggtcaagttgaggtttccaaccgggagatcaagagCATTCTAGGAAAGACTGTTAATGCAAGCAGGACCGACTGGTCAAGGAAG GCTGAGgctgcaaatttgaggttaacacaactcaatgaaatggagGAATTCCATTTCCATGCTTATGAATGCGCAGCCGTgtacaaagaaaggatgaagttCGTCCATGAAAAGAAGATCTTGAAAAGAGATCTCAAGTCGGGTGACTTGGTTTTTCTCTTTAACTCAAGGCTCAAATTGTTTCCCGTCAAGCTCAAATCAAAATGGTTCGGTCCATTCAAAGTGGTCAATGTCTCTCCTTTTGGAGCTGTGGAACTAGCATCGGAAGATGGGCTCCGAACATTCAAAGTAAATGGCCAATGa